A single genomic interval of Antechinus flavipes isolate AdamAnt ecotype Samford, QLD, Australia chromosome 1, AdamAnt_v2, whole genome shotgun sequence harbors:
- the LOC127543979 gene encoding WD repeat-containing protein 13-like: protein MAAIWQQVLAVDARYNAYRTPTFPQFRTQYIRRRSQLLRENAKAGHEPAFRRQYLKLRAQLLGHRYGPLTEPGSFRAFSNSVIRSSRTTLDRMEDFDEDPRSLGARGHRRSVSRGSYQLQAQMNRIIYDERTLGSVVPTSVAEASRAMAGDTSLSENYAFAGMYHVFDQHVDEAVPKVQFANDDRHLLACCSLDGSISVCQLVPAPPVVLRVLRGHSRGVSDFAWSLSNDVLVSTSLDATMRIWATEDGRCIREIPDPDGAELLCCTFQPINNNLTVVGNGKHNVHVMNISTGKKVKGGSSKLSGRVLALSFDSPGHILWAGDDRGRVFSFLFDMATGKLTKAKRLVVHEGSSITSISARSWISREARDPSLLINACINKLLLYRVVDNQGTLQLKRSFPIDQSQHAIRSIFCPLMSFRQGACVVTGSEDMCVYFFDVERTTKAIVNKLQGHSAAVLDVSFNCDESLLASSDAVGMVIVWRREQE, encoded by the coding sequence ATGGCCGCGATCTGGCAGCAGGTGCTGGCCGTGGATGCAAGGTACAACGCATACCGCACACCCACCTTCCCCCAGTTCCGAACCCAATACATACGGCGCCGGAGTCAGCTGCTGAGAGAAAATGCCAAGGCAGGGCACGAACCTGCCTTTCGAAGGCAGTACCTAAAGCTGAGGGCCCAGCTGCTGGGACACCGCTATGGGCCTCTGACAGAGCCCGGGAGCTTTCGAGCCTTCAGCAACAGCGTTATCCGTAGCAGCCGAACCACACTGGACCGAATGGAGGACTTCGACGAGGACCCGCGTTCACTTGGTGCCCGTGGCCACCGGCGCTCGGTTAGTCGTGGATCCTATCAGTTGCAGGCCCAGATGAATAGGATCATCTACGATGAGAGGACGCTAGGCAGTGTCGTGCCTACATCGGTAGCAGAGGCCAGCCGGGCCATGGCTGGAGACACTTCTCTGAGTGAAAACTATGCTTTTGCTGGGATGTACCACGTCTTTGACCAACATGTGGATGAGGCTGTTCCCAAAGTCCAATTTGCTAATGATGATCGCCACCTGCTAGCTTGTTGCTCCCTGGATGGCAGCATCTCTGTGTGCCAGCTGGTACCCGCCCCCCCTGTGGTACTGCGTGTGCTTCGTGGGCATTCACGTGGCGTGTCTGACTTTGCCTGGTCCCTTTCCAATGACGTCCTTGTCTCCACGTCGCTGGATGCCACCATGCGCATCTGGGCCACTGAAGATGGCCGCTGCATCCGTGAGATTCCTGACCCAGACGGGGCTGAACTGCTGTGCTGCACTTTCCAGCCAATCAACAATAATCTCACTGTGGTGGGCAACGGGAAGCACAATGTGCACGTGATGAATATCTCCACGGGCAAGAAAGTGAAGGGTGGCTCCAGCAAGCTGTCTGGCCGCGTGCTGGCTCTGTCCTTTGATTCACCTGGTCACATCTTATGGGCTGGGGACGATCGAGGCAgggtcttttccttcctttttgacaTGGCTACAGGAAAGCTGACCAAGGCCAAGCGGTTGGTGGTCCACGAAGGCAGCTCCATCACTAGTATCAGTGCGCGTTCTTGGATCAGCCGGGAAGCCCGTGACCCCTCTCTGCTCATTAATGCCTGCATCAACAAACTGCTTCTCTACCGGGTAGTGGATAACCAGGGCACTTTGCAGCTGAAGAGGAGCTTCCCAATTGATCAGAGCCAGCATGCTATTCGAAGTATCTTCTGCCCTCTCATGTCCTTCCGCCAGGGAGCCTGTGTCGTCACAGGCAGCGAGGACATGTGTGTCTATTTCTTTGATGTGGAACGGACCACCAAAGCCATCGTCAACAAACTGCAGGGCCATAGCGCCGCCGTGTTGGATGTCAGTTTCAACTGTGACGAGAGCCTTCTGGCCTCGAGCGATGCGGTTGGGATGGTCATTGTGTGGCGACGGGAACAAGAATAA